Proteins found in one Ctenopharyngodon idella isolate HZGC_01 chromosome 16, HZGC01, whole genome shotgun sequence genomic segment:
- the LOC127497865 gene encoding uncharacterized protein LOC127497865, translating into MDKFHSHDVKDLQSMKSVSGTLNEGIVSVCNICKSLMDAHVDPTTDMCSNYRQIREHIEHAEQCMKKTETVIKEKLRYLDERMEQLIREKCNIEHQKKEKRMAMDKLHTEKNSAEELLKYSKAALEQAGKNLESAKYALRRAQERRNTGEGVAIAGGVLLAIPVIGWIAGSIMLSQGLQELNEASNAITAAKWEKQNSDIQVMNCTTQVSYYQETISRTQNEIEQTNEALKNIEWEIKGVQTHLKGTGEIQEMVRKAMNFLGVLGGRVTVLERQTQCFILWEPVVKTMEDVMKAVVNIAENRLLYSQGVPGLINALRENVGGLRALCNSASNSENTSYY; encoded by the exons ATGGACAAATTCCACAGTCATGA TGTTAAGGATTTGCAGTCTATGAAGTCAGTTTCTGGGACTCTAAATGAGGGAATTGTCTCTGTCTGTAACATCTGCAAGTCCCTCATGGACGCACATGTAGATCCCACCACTGACATGTGCTCCAATTACAGACAAATCAGGGAACATATTGAGCATGCTGAACAGTGCATGAAAAAGACAGAGACAGTGATTAAAGAAAAGCTGCGATATTTGGATGAACGGATGGAGCAACTTATTAGAGAGAAGTGCAATATTGAgcatcagaagaaagaaaagcgCATGGCCATGGATAAATTACACACAGAGAAGAATTCTGCTGAGGAATTATTAAAGTATTCCAAAGCAGCTTTGGAACAGGCTGGAAAAAACCTAGAATCAGCAAAATATGCCCTAAGAAGAGCACAAGAGAGGAGGAACACAGGTGAAGGTGTTGCAATTGCAGGGGGGGTACTGCTTGCAATACCAGTTATTGGATGGATTGCAG GTTCCATAATGCTAAGTCAGGGACTGCAGGAATTAAATGAGGCTTCAAATGCCATTACAGCTGCTAAATGGGAGAAACAAAACTCTGACATTCAAGTGATGAACTGCACCACACAAGTGTCTTATTACCAGGAAACAATCTCCAGGACACAGAATGAAATTGAGCAGACCAATGAGGCACTGAAGAATATTGAGTGGGAGATAAAAGGGGTTCAAACACATCTAAAGGGCACAGGTGAAATTCAGGAAATGGTCAGGAAAGCAATGAACTTTCTGGGTGTTCTTGGTGGAAGAGTCACTGTACTGGAGAGGCAAACTCAATGTTTCATCCTCTGGGAACCTGTGGTAAAGACCATGGAAGATGTGATGAAGGCAGTAGTAAATATTGCAGAGAATCGGCTCCTCTATAGTCAAGGTGTACCAGGCCTCATAAATGCTTTGAGGGAGAATGTTGGAGGACTACGGGCTTTATGCAACTCAGCCAGTAATTCTGAAAATACCAGCTATTACTGA